The Pelodiscus sinensis isolate JC-2024 chromosome 4, ASM4963464v1, whole genome shotgun sequence genomic sequence AAGGCTGGTTCTGAAAgtggaggtttttccaaaatttggtcccgTGTAGACGGGctgaattttggaaaagcctcttctgaaaaaaaggtggAAAAAGAGACAGAAATTGCAgatcgcaatttgtgtatcttttcctgatttaactctgtagtctagacatagcctgagatgctCTCAACCTCTCCTTCCAAAGTTTTTCTAACTAATTAATTAATCTTTGGAATAAATGCATGAAACTGAGAATAGCACTGTTGAGATGGATTCCCCAAATAACCTGTCTATAGAATTATTCTCCTTCTTTTGGTCCTTTGATTCTTCCTGTGTTTTATTCACAACACAATAGCTCCAACAGGGGAgactaaggtcatgtctacaccaCTGGCTACATCAAGACCACTGTGATAAACAAAGCAGTATTTATTTAACACGAAGACATGTTTAGTCTGTGAGAGAGCACGTTCCCATCAATCTCTgtacttcccttccctcctctcggTGTCTGTGTTCcgtcatgaattcttatcaagGCTGGTCTACAATGATGCTGTTAGGTTATTGATTTTGTACTACTTCTGTGATGCAACTCTCCCATTAATACAGCAGGGGATGCACTCTTCCATAAGTTGAAATGTGTTATAGCTACATGAAGTGATATAACTTAGAATTGATCCCTCCCTGTGAGACATTTCTGGACAGGGCCCTTTGTTCTGTCCTGGATCTTTCTCAGCCACCATCAATGCCAGTGCTGTAAGTTTATCTGAGTCTGGTTCCTTTTAATAGCTACATCAGTGCTACAGAAAATGGCACAGAGAGTACCCCGATAAAGGTTCTAGATGACACCCAGCTGGGAGAAGTGGCAAGTGTCTTGAAGGAAAAGATgagaatttaaaatgatctggacaaactgttGAAATCACTCTAGGTAAATAGGAggaggtttaataaggacaaatgcaaagtgctcccgtagaaaggaacaatcagttacatacacacaaaatgggaaattactgtccaggagggagtattgcagaaaaggatctaggggtcagagtggccTACAGGCTATATATGTGTCAACATTATGAAACTGATGCAAAAATCCccacattattctgggatgtgtTATCAGGAGTGCTGTCAGCAAGATACAAGAGGCAATGCTTCcgctctactccatgctgatcATGACTCAACTGGAGTatgttgtccagttctgggaaccacactCAGGAAAGCTGTGAAGAAACTGGAAAAGTCCAGCAAAGGGTAACAAACGTGATTGAAAATCTGCAAAACATAACCTCTCCAGACAGACTGAAAGAAGTGGGTTCATTTAGTCTGGAGAATGGAAGGCCAAGAGGGAACAAGAGAATAGATTTCAAATATGAGAAAGGGTGTtataaaaaagaaggaaaaaacatTAATCTCCTTAACCTCCGATGACAGGAGAAGAAGGaatgggtttaaattgtagcCAGGGATGTTTAGATGGGTCATTAGGAAAACCTTCAACATTGTCACAATAGCTAAACATGGGAATAAATGgctgggggtggaatctccatctctggacatatttaaaagcaggtgAAATGAacacctgtttgggaaggtctagttagttcttggtcctgccctgagggcaggtaactggattagatgacctcttccagttctatgattctataaatctCAGGGAGAGCAAGAGTTCATAGCCACTCTGCTGATGTGGTATAATTATCTGGTGTCTCTATGcttgaaataatttctttttaactGATGTTGTAAAGAAAACTCACCATTTCCATGCTATTGTCTATTCAGTTCAGCGCAGACTGTCATAGACTAGGTACCCAAACCATACTCTCTCTTGGGAATGTTACTCCTGCTCTTACTTGTTTTCCTGTGTCCTTAGCTtacagtaagaacataagaatggccatactgagtcagaccaaaggtccatccagcccaatatcctgtctttcaacagtggccaatggcaggtgacccagagggagtgaatcgaacaggtaatgatcaagcagtccatctccatcctctgacaaacagaggctggggacaccattccttatccatcctggttaatagccattaatggacttaacctccataaatgtacctagttctcttttaaaccctgttatagtcctagccttcacaacctcctcaggcaaggagttccacaggttgactgtgcgctgtgtgaagaagaaattccttttatttgttttaaatgtgctgcccattaatttcatttggtgggccctaattcttatattatgggaacaagtaaataaccatTCCCTATTCaccgtctccacaccactcatacctctatcatatcccccttagtcttctctttcccaagctgaaaagtcctagtgtctttaatctctcctcatatgggacccattccaaacccctgatcattttagttgctcttctctgaactgtttctaatgccagtatatcttttttgagatgaggagaccacatctgtacacagtattcaagatgtaggcataccatggatttatatagagacaataagatattcgccgtcttattctctatcccttttttaatgattcctaacacctgtttgcttttttgactgccgttgcacactgcatggacatcttcagagaactatccacgatgactccaagatctctttcctgattagctgtagctaaattaaccccctttatattgtatgtatagttggggttattttctccaatttgcattactttacatttatccacattaaatttcatttgccattttgttgcccaggcaCTTACTTTTGTGAGatattttttaagttcttcacagtctgctttggtcttcactacCTTGAGTAATTTAGCatcatcagcaaattttgccacctcactgtttacccctttctccagatcatttatgaataagttgaataggattggtcctagtactGACCTTTGGggaacatcactagttacccctctccattctgaaaatttaccatttattcctactctttgtttcctgtcttttaaccagttctcaatccctgacaggatcttccctcttatcccaggacaacttaatttacataagagcctttggtgagggaccttgtcaaaggctttctggaaatctaagtacactatatccactggatcccccttgtccacaagtttgttgaccccttcaaagaactctaatagattagtaagacatgatttccctttgcagaaaccatattgacttttgcccaacaaattatgttcttctgtgtgtctgacaattttattctttactattgttccaactaatttgcctggtactgcaTTAGATTTACtagtctgtaatttccaggatcgcctctagagccctttttaaatattggcattacattagctatcagAAACtgttttaaaggataggttacaaaccatagttaatagatccgtaatttcacatttgagttctttcagaattcttgggtgaattccatctggtaccggtgacttgttactattaaatttgtcaattaattccaaaacctcctctaatgacacttcaatctgtgacaattgCTTAGATTTGTCAGCTACAAAGGAAAACtctggtttgggaatctccctaaccacctaagctgtgaagactgaagctaggtattcctttagtttctccgcaattagtttattgtctttaagtgctccttttgtatctcaattgtCCAGGGGCTTCACTGGCTATTTAGcacacttcctgcttctgatgtacttaaaaacattttgatattaccttttgagttttggGCTCATAAATAAAGCTCATTGTGATGGAAAGCACATGTCTcctccttgtgcaagaacacaaaACAAGTGACACTCTCTGCAACCAAAAAACAGTGTACACAAAAAGCCATAGAGTATCAGAGGGTACACAAACTCCATTTGGTTCAGCTATAAATATCACAATTCACAATTGTGACTATATCATAAAACCAACCCCAACACCATGAAAAGTTTGGACTGAGTTAAAAAGCTTCAGGAAATCCTTCGGAGTTTATTCATGGCTTTCCTCAGGGCACCCTTCACCTCCATGTTCCtgaggctgtagatgagggggttcaacatggggatcaccagTGTGTAGAACACGGAGGTTATTTTGTCGGTGTCCATGGAATAGCTGGAGGTGGGTCGGAAATACATGAAGAGGAGGGTGCCATAAAACATGCCCACTGTGATCAAGTGACaagcgcaggtggagaaggctttgcgccAGCCCTCAGCAGAGCGGATCCtcaggatggtggagatgatatAGACATAGGAGAGGAGAATGATCACAACACTGCTTGCTATAATGTAGCACATAGAGGCAAACATCACAATCTCACTGAtgcgggtgtcagagcaggagagcgcTAACAACGGGGGGGTGTCACAAAAAAAATGATTGATGATgttagagcggcagaatgacagctggaatatatagtagatatatgtTGTTGCATCTGCCAATGACACCGCATACACCCCAGCCACCAGAAGGATACAAAGCCGCCTGGATATGGTGACCGTATAGAGtagcgggttacagatggccacatagcggTCATatgccatcacagccagcaagagacactctACATCTTGAAAAAGGTAACATAAATACAATTGCACAGCACAGGCAGTGTACGAAATGCTTTTCGTCTTGGCtaagaaattctgcagcatctTGAGGGCAACTGCTGTGGaatagcagagatcacagaaagacaaattcacgaggaaaaagtacatgggggtgtggagtcggggGTCAATAATGATTAAGAAGATCATCCCTCCATTACCTACCAGGGTGACAACATAAATCAGTAGGAAGAACACAAAcagggggacctgcagctccggacGATCAGTTAGTCCTGAcagaatgaactcagtcacctccgagtgatttccctcttccatcctctctgcgCTGTGATCAGGCAGcaacagggaggtgggcaggtggATGGCTCTGAACACCTGTCCCTCCTCTGTAATGAAGTGTTGAAAAAAGGATGCCATTGTGACCTGAAAGAAGGGTTtagccccccagagccaggtgttaatgtaacccacacacctagtgtggttactgagcaatgcaagtggtacctagaccatgGCAACAGCTAAAATCAAgggacctctacagcatgggttaggagctggctggcttttagctcagagagtagAGGCTCCTGTACTCTGCTTCAGAAGtcacaggttcaaatccgccaGGTGGTGGTTACATTAACACTTAGTCATTCCAGTTGTTCCAGACAATGCACACGCTGTACACATACAAAGTCACACCAGTTAACTGTACCGCTCACAAAAACAATCCTGTTCCCTAATCTCTGCAGCAAACAGAGAATTGTGCCTCTGCTGTAGGAGAATCAGTGTGAAACCATCTCAGTGAGATGAGATCATTGCTTAACTGAAGAAGGGGTGAAATTAATTTCTGTCAATCTCTCTGCCCCCTTTAGGCAAGGGGAAATCTGTGGCTTGGCATCTCAGTTTGGGATAAAGAGTGTGTGCTGTGCTAATGACATTCGTTGTGTCATGTTTTTAGTCTGTAGGAAAGCCCAGAGAAAGTGTTATCTTTAGTGTTTGGAAAAACAGGCAATTACAAAGTGTATGAAGTTTTTTCTTTAGTTTGAGGAGCAGGATCTGGGCTCAGGTGTTTAGTTCTGGGGATCTTCAATTTCATACCTGCTGATCACCCTGGTGTCTCTatgagtgtgtgtctgtgatgcaggagaatagCACGTACCTACTGAGAAGAGACAGACGCGGTGGTGTTTCCCATCAAGAGATATTGCCATTTGGAGCATTCAGGAAGTTTTATACTGAGATCTGTGATCTACAGTACATTATCCCAGAAGCAACTGGGAATACCTGAGTCAGAGAGACACTACACCTCATTAATGAGCTCAGGGAACCAAAGCCACCATTGGGGTAATTCATACCCGGGTGATTAATTTGTGCTACTCTTTCCttctgttgtttttaaataattaaatttgcTGTTGGCGTTATGAAGTACAAGGCTAGGGAAACATGGCATCCCACTCCTTTCTGTACCAGAAGAGTATGAAGTAAATTTGAACAAAAATAGATTGTGTGTTTTGTTCTTTGTGGAGACCAAACTTTTAGTCATTCATCTCAGAAATACCAGAGAGGTCCCTGTGATACCACATCCTCCCATCCTCTGGCTTAGGGCATGATGCTGCATGATTGCTTCTCCTCTTGCTGTACTACCATGGAACATCACCAGAGTCCCACAGCTGTGGTTTGGGGAAGAGATGAATTTAATAAGATGATGGAAAGCTGACTCATTCCATAGAAAAGATAACTCCATGGAAGAGCAGAAAATTCAGGATTCTTCCCGCATCTCATGTTGTAAGATGGGCTACTTATAACATTGGCCACTCCTGGGCATTGCACATAGCAAttctcttccttctcttcccAGGGTTTGGCAGTTGCTGGCTGCTCAACCTCTCACATGGAGATTTTCCCAATGGCAGCCACTTAACCCTGCCCAGCAGCCTTGCTGAGGTAGAGAAAAGAGAATGTGGATTCTCCCATGTTTTGTAGTGATGTCACACAGGCCAATAGGGCCTCCTTACACCTGCTATAGTCCTCAACTTGTGCCCAGTGAAGATGCTCAGAGCTTACCCGCACTGCATCCAGTCCCAGAGAATCAGGCCTCCCTGTATTGGGGAGCCCGTACTGGTGCTAaccccccagtttctcctctgggggctggagcatacaaaatctactaggctgggccccctaggTTCTGAcgtgcaaggagaatgtggggagtgtctttctcgtTCTCACTGTGGCCCCCGATTGAGGGTTTTTTCTGCTTCtaatttgtgtgtggcccccaatttATCCCAAAGAAGGTTTCCCACCCTGGTCTAGAACCTCACGTGGCGTAAATCAGCGTCGTGCCTTTGAACTCCTGGCTGCCGAAAATAAACTTCAGCACCACAGACAGCTCAGCACTGGCAGAACTGGGGGAGTGAGCAGGCGCTCCCGGCTGGCTGCTGGGCTTGAACCTACCTTTGCCCTGAGGTAAAGGGGAAGCATCAGTGAAGTCTGGGGACACCGTGCAGTAgcctggggaaactgaagcagttTGGTGAGAGGGACATGGTGCTGTGTGGCTGCTGTTCTTAAGGTCCATGGGCTGGGATTTGAAATGGTATTTGGGCCACTGAAGAAGAGGCCTACAATGAGACAGCGGTTAAAGGGATCTGAAGTACTCAACAGCCCATCTGGAGAGCTAGAGTCAGGAGTATGCTGGCAAGACAAAAATATTCTCTCCTGATAGGGTTCTCTGGGGTATGGCCCCATAGCAGGACAGGAACTCTGGGATACCTAACCAGAAGGGGGGTTTGGGAGAGGTGGGTGCTATGTTGTTACAGCCCAATACATAAGTAAATCTGTCCATTGGAGAGTGTGCTAGCAGCAACCACTTGTCCAGTCGTAACAATCTGGTTGAGCTGTGGAAGAGAAAATGGTCTTCATGTGCCTGCACTCTAGGGATGTCACACCGAGGGGTGGGGGCTTCACTGAAACCTTCTTAATTCCTCAACAAATCCCACTGAGGGTTCAGAGAGGGGAATATATACTTGTTTAAACCTCTCCCCTTCCTGAAGGGCTGTGTtcttcccttagggtacgtctacactagccccctagttcaatctagggaggctaatgagggcgaccgaaattgcaaatgaagcacagaatttaaatatcccgcgcttcattagcatgttcccggccggtcgccattttagaaattgactagcccgaagtaactgcccgcgtctacatgcggcagtgaaacgggattccgaattaaagccctaaatagaatttgctggtaaacctcattccaggaggaataacagctaattcgatttagggctttaattcggaatcccgtttcactgctgcatgtagatgcgggAAGTTACTTTGggatagtcaatttctaaaatggcaaccggccgggaacatgctaatgaagcgtgggatatttaaatctcgtgcttcatttgcaatttcggtcaccctaattagcctccctagatagaactaggaggctagtgtagacgtacccttacagaacAAGAGCAGAGGGATGTCAAATTTAGCAAGTGTCACTGTTGCAAGAGCCCTGGCTCTGCTGAATTTGGCCCCTGTCCTTGGCACCCTTGAAAGGGCTTTTTCATGAACTGTCTAGGATTTGGAGCTAGATCCAGACCTCACAGAGATCAGACCAGAATTGAACAAGATTCTAACTCCTGCCTGGCCCACTCCACAGCTGGCCCCCCAGGGGATGATCCAATTGGGAGGGAGATGAAACACGCCATGAGCCATTGCCGTGGGTTTCTTTGGAGGTGGGAGAGATGGGAGTGAAGAGTTCCATGATGATAGAATTTAAAGTGCGATCCAAAGGCTGCTCCCACAATGTTGTTATGATTGTGTTGCCTAGACAAGGTTATGGGTGTGGCTATGCATTGCTGGTGTGCTATACAACAAGTGGTCCTCTCACATTTTATGTGTAGTATATGTCAATGGCTGATGTGTTTTTGTCTTGTGTTTCAGAGGCTGTAACCTGTGGAGGGCTTGGTTTCTTTGTGTGaagtttttgtgtttttttctttttatgtcttttaaaaatacaccTGGCagggtatcatctgaaaactatAATTGGTTTATTGGTATCACCCTGATAAACCATGTGTGGCAATACAGCATCTGAGGTTATAAGCGGACACTGTATGCTGTTATTAACTCCTGTTACAAATGGACGTCGGCAAACGGGTCTGTGGGAATCCATGGAATTTGCGCTGTGGagaactctgcccccagcctcctgcacagaCACCTTCTCTCCCCAGACTCCTCTCCAAAATCTCCCCAGGCCATAATCCTCTATGCCCCCAGTTCCTTTGTCAGACACCCCTGGCCATAATCCCTCCTGGACCAGTCTCCTTACcagacacaccctgccccctggccaaaacCCCTTCTGTCCCACGCTCCCTGGCCAAAATCCTCCCTACCCTAGCCCTCTGGGCAGACATCCCCTGCCCTCTAccctctgccctctgccctctgccctctgACCAGAATGCTACCTTCCCCTTAGCTAgaatcccccccttccctctgcccccaggccagaattACACCACTGGCTAGTCACTCCCTGACCAGGCAGCCAGCCTCCTGCCTTCTTGCCAGGCAgcttgccccctggccagactttgcacctccacccctcctgcaccccaccttctctcgcccagatcctgcactccaaccccatcccattcactggcagccctgtcccacacttTTATCCCCTCATTATTGGCCCGACCCGGGAGCCTaatgggccccacaaaatccactaacctcaGTAcctcagaagagtaaatctggctcgaagccttgaacctcagtcctcctttCTCCACCTCCACTATGGGTCTGgatcaccagggcagtgaggtgtttcagttggtgGGCACATCAGTGAGGACTGGGTATTTTTTTTAAGGGGTTGTTTTTGCTTCTTGCTTGTGTGGTCCCCATCTGACTTTTCTGgggtcagtgcccccccccacataAAAAGGTTCCCCGCTTCTGCAATAAGACAAGACAATATTGAAACCGTCTGTGTtggacattttatttaaataaagcctggtcaacaagcccccaattggggctcACCCCCATCTGGCTGTAGCATCATAACTCTCCTGTACCCCTGTACACACCAACCCTGaatccatcatacacctgaaccccctgccctgagcctctcaccccCCTCTTTCCCAGATCCCTTCCATAACACTCCTGCTCCTCCATACACCCCAACTGTTACCCAGGGTTCTTTCAACCCCAACCACTtggtaacttttactctctgcgaggtggtgtcaggaaataattcaggggagacacGGTCGTCCAACCGATAAATGGATGGTACAAATAGGACAACACAggagtgctttcacttaaagctaagCTTTACTTAGTCTAAAGCACTTACACACACCTGCAACAGGTCAGTAAAACACCACACCCTTGATAATTACTGAAGTTGAGTGTGGCTCAAGGTTTCCAATGGCCAAGCTTCTGTCTGCCGGTGGGGACGGAGATGCATCCAGATGTGAAGCGTCCTCAAGGAGTGCTTGAGGCATCTCTCTAAGTGTTACCCAAAATTGCTCCCCAACTCAAACTTTCCTTCTCTATTTATCTgttagtattacaataacatgtcactcaaaaacttGTTAGGTAAgcactttgaaaaagaaaaaaagcatctggtga encodes the following:
- the LOC102450665 gene encoding olfactory receptor 5AR1-like gives rise to the protein MEEGNHSEVTEFILSGLTDRPELQVPLFVFFLLIYVVTLVGNGGMIFLIIIDPRLHTPMYFFLVNLSFCDLCYSTAVALKMLQNFLAKTKSISYTACAVQLYLCYLFQDVECLLLAVMAYDRYVAICNPLLYTVTISRRLCILLVAGVYAVSLADATTYIYYIFQLSFCRSNIINHFFCDTPPLLALSCSDTRISEIVMFASMCYIIASSVVIILLSYVYIISTILRIRSAEGWRKAFSTCACHLITVGMFYGTLLFMYFRPTSSYSMDTDKITSVFYTLVIPMLNPLIYSLRNMEVKGALRKAMNKLRRIS